A stretch of the Candidatus Thermokryptus mobilis genome encodes the following:
- the larC gene encoding nickel insertion protein — MKIAYFDAFSGISGDMTIAAFLNAGLDEKEFISELSKLKLSGFEIEIKK, encoded by the coding sequence ATGAAAATCGCCTACTTTGATGCTTTCTCAGGGATAAGTGGTGATATGACGATAGCAGCTTTCTTAAACGCTGGACTTGATGAAAAAGAATTTATCAGCGAATTATCAAAGCTTAAACTGAGCGGGTTTGAAATTGAAATAAAAAAGG